One bacterium DNA window includes the following coding sequences:
- the ychF gene encoding redox-regulated ATPase YchF: protein MGLSIGIVGLPNVGKSTIFNALTRAQNAESANYPFCTIEPNKAVVPVPDPRLAVLAKICHPKKIIYATVDFVDIAGLVKGASQGEGLGNKFLMNIRETDALLHVVRCFNDENIVHVDGAVDPSRDIGVIETELILADYQAVENRVARLGKQVRGDKSVQASLDISKLLLEHLGAGKMAVEFEDHKTDAAVLMFKECPLLTDKKMIYCCNVDEAGLQEDNDFVRYARDHAAKRGCEAVKICAKMEEDLNGMSEEERVEFLKEYKVVESGLDQIVHTGYHALGLVSFLTAGPDEVRAWTIHRGWKAPQAAGVIHTDFERGFIRAQVIAYKDFIEHGGEAACRAKGLLRVEGKEYEVQDGDVIEFLFNV, encoded by the coding sequence ATGGGATTAAGCATTGGTATAGTCGGGCTTCCGAATGTCGGTAAGTCCACGATTTTCAACGCGCTGACTCGGGCACAAAATGCCGAAAGCGCAAATTATCCGTTTTGCACCATTGAACCGAACAAGGCGGTGGTGCCGGTGCCCGATCCGCGGCTGGCGGTGCTTGCCAAAATCTGTCATCCAAAGAAAATTATCTATGCCACGGTAGATTTTGTTGATATCGCCGGCCTGGTCAAGGGCGCCAGTCAAGGAGAGGGGTTGGGGAATAAGTTCCTCATGAATATTCGTGAGACGGATGCCCTGCTTCATGTGGTCCGCTGCTTCAATGACGAAAATATTGTGCATGTTGACGGCGCCGTGGATCCTTCCCGCGACATTGGTGTCATTGAGACGGAACTGATTCTGGCCGATTATCAGGCTGTCGAAAACCGTGTAGCCAGGCTGGGTAAACAGGTTCGGGGCGATAAGAGCGTTCAGGCCTCATTGGATATTTCCAAGCTGTTATTGGAACATCTCGGTGCCGGTAAAATGGCTGTTGAGTTTGAGGATCATAAAACCGATGCGGCCGTTCTGATGTTTAAAGAATGTCCGCTCCTGACGGATAAGAAGATGATTTACTGTTGCAACGTCGATGAGGCGGGGCTGCAGGAGGATAATGATTTTGTGCGGTATGCGCGTGACCACGCCGCGAAGCGGGGCTGTGAGGCTGTCAAGATTTGCGCCAAGATGGAAGAGGATCTTAACGGGATGAGTGAGGAGGAGCGGGTCGAGTTCCTGAAGGAATATAAGGTCGTTGAAAGTGGCCTCGATCAGATTGTCCACACCGGCTATCATGCATTGGGGTTGGTCAGTTTTCTGACGGCTGGCCCGGATGAAGTTCGCGCCTGGACCATTCACCGGGGCTGGAAGGCGCCACAGGCGGCTGGCGTCATTCATACGGACTTTGAGCGGGGCTTTATCCGGGCTCAGGTGATTGCCTATAAGGATTTCATCGAACATGGCGGGGAAGCCGCCTGCCGGGCCAAAGGCCTGCTGCGGGTCGAGGGCAAGGAATACGAAGTACAAGATGGTGATGTGATCGAATTCTTGTTCAATGTCTAA
- a CDS encoding aldose epimerase family protein: MAIKAEVFGKLADDREVNVFTLTNKSGVEARILNYGGIVLSLKVPDRMGVMGDVVLGFDNLDDYLTKSPYFGCLIGRYGNRIADGKFSLNGKIYTLAANNAPNSLHGGLKGFDKVVWGATTKMTANGPALTLNYVSKDGEEGFPGTLSVTAVYTLTEENALVLEYTAETDQDTVVNLTHHSYFNLACKGDVLDHVVTLHSDVFTPVNQALIPTGELRLVAGTPFDFRKPETIGARINSNDQQIKYGGGYDHNWILNKPAGKLGLAATVVEPVSGRVMEVLTTEPATQFYTGNFLDGSLVGKGGWVYRPRNGLCFEPQHYPDSPNQPAFPSTVLKPGQTFSNIIIYRFSVKK; the protein is encoded by the coding sequence ATGGCCATTAAAGCCGAAGTTTTTGGAAAATTAGCGGATGACCGTGAGGTCAATGTCTTTACCCTCACTAACAAGTCAGGCGTTGAAGCGCGCATTCTTAATTATGGCGGTATTGTCCTCTCTCTCAAGGTTCCTGACCGGATGGGGGTGATGGGGGATGTGGTTCTTGGATTCGACAACCTTGATGACTATCTCACCAAAAGCCCCTACTTCGGCTGTTTGATTGGCCGGTATGGGAACCGGATTGCCGATGGCAAATTTTCACTTAATGGCAAGATCTACACCCTGGCTGCCAATAATGCGCCGAATTCGCTCCATGGCGGCCTCAAGGGGTTCGACAAGGTGGTCTGGGGGGCAACCACGAAAATGACGGCTAATGGGCCGGCACTTACCCTTAACTATGTCAGCAAGGATGGCGAGGAAGGGTTCCCGGGAACGTTGTCCGTCACCGCCGTTTATACTCTCACTGAGGAGAACGCATTGGTCTTGGAGTATACGGCCGAGACTGATCAGGACACGGTCGTGAACCTTACGCATCATTCGTATTTCAATTTGGCCTGTAAGGGTGATGTTTTGGATCATGTGGTAACCCTTCATTCTGATGTCTTCACTCCAGTCAACCAAGCCCTGATCCCGACCGGGGAATTGCGCCTGGTTGCAGGAACTCCTTTCGATTTCAGAAAGCCTGAAACAATAGGTGCCCGGATCAACAGTAATGATCAGCAGATCAAATACGGTGGCGGCTATGATCATAATTGGATTTTGAATAAGCCTGCGGGAAAGCTGGGGCTGGCCGCAACGGTGGTAGAACCGGTGTCAGGCAGGGTTATGGAAGTGCTGACGACCGAGCCGGCCACTCAGTTCTACACAGGCAATTTTCTGGATGGATCTCTTGTGGGGAAAGGTGGCTGGGTATATAGGCCCCGCAATGGCCTTTGCTTTGAGCCTCAGCACTACCCTGATTCCCCCAATCAGCCAGCATTCCCGAGCACTGTTCTAAAGCCCGGCCAGACATTTTCAAACATCATCATTTACCGGTTTTCAGTGAAGAAATAG
- a CDS encoding MFS transporter, which yields MVDPISEKLKTNGTPLTDAEVKRGLRINIIAGCLGNTWANIAGGMPLTMLMNAIGSNGVMIGLTSTVGQLAMVLQVFSALVAERLPARKPYWATLVLLHRLLWFIPALLPLFVPPGTPWMAAAVVTVVAISAVLAQMGSAPWWSWMAELVPPQSRASFWGTRHSLVSIFGLLGMIAAGWALDLFNDPTQPRRVLNGFAIVFSVAACLGVADILVHLGVPEPKPGGTISRGNLLERFIQPLKNRDFLWLTLSMGIWTFSVGLIAQLGFVYLNRVYHIGYSAMSALVISGMIGASIAGFLWSYVMDRVGARNFGAVMMIIAPALGAGWFFMLDIPVTIHLPFLAPFSLPQPLLILLVANIFGGLFYSGVGLSQLSLIAALMPANGRTMAMAVHWSAVGALGALGPLVAGKVMDWMNAHPCHWIMPTGTAFGFYHVLIILQVALVWLVAVRMLLAVKLLKGEMTFRTALASMQVGNPLRMIAGTYNVVTMLSSTTSDGRADAVRKLGEDRFRIAVRDLIEKLDDPSSEVREEAAMALGRIGGPDAIEALVQKLDDPHIDLIPQIARALRQTHDRSSVDALIRRLRDGDRETVSETARTLGEIGDARASEPLLQVLQESHDSKIISASSEALAKLGEMAAIYEILPRLQQTANPVLKRSLAVAVADLIGEPGEFYRILIREQRNRGAEVEQLLGKLRALIESATRVRMQDQGRALIEKTHQIEQAYTAGKLAGLEDSLFDLSIGLAALHYGVKFGGDTEAFVETLIWHDSRFGVGVWYLELMRELPSTFCPDDTDALLGIYIQSLWVIT from the coding sequence ATGGTTGACCCAATTTCTGAAAAATTAAAAACGAATGGAACTCCGCTGACGGACGCCGAAGTGAAGCGGGGACTGCGGATAAATATCATTGCCGGCTGTCTGGGAAATACCTGGGCCAATATAGCAGGCGGCATGCCGTTAACCATGCTGATGAACGCCATTGGATCAAACGGCGTTATGATCGGGCTTACCTCCACAGTGGGACAGTTAGCCATGGTCCTGCAAGTCTTCTCAGCCCTTGTGGCCGAGCGTCTTCCGGCACGCAAGCCCTACTGGGCCACGCTGGTGCTACTGCATCGCCTGCTATGGTTTATCCCGGCCCTCTTGCCGCTCTTCGTTCCTCCCGGCACCCCCTGGATGGCCGCCGCCGTTGTGACCGTGGTGGCCATCAGTGCCGTCTTGGCGCAGATGGGCTCAGCCCCCTGGTGGAGTTGGATGGCCGAATTGGTTCCGCCCCAATCACGTGCCAGTTTCTGGGGCACACGTCACAGTCTGGTATCAATTTTTGGTCTGCTTGGCATGATCGCAGCCGGCTGGGCCCTAGACTTATTCAATGATCCCACTCAACCGCGCCGCGTGCTTAACGGATTCGCCATTGTTTTCAGCGTGGCCGCCTGTCTCGGTGTTGCCGACATCCTGGTACATCTGGGAGTGCCGGAACCCAAACCCGGTGGCACCATCTCCCGGGGCAACCTATTGGAACGATTCATTCAACCACTCAAAAACCGGGATTTCTTATGGCTGACACTTTCCATGGGAATCTGGACATTCAGTGTCGGCCTGATCGCCCAGCTTGGATTTGTCTACCTGAATCGCGTCTATCATATCGGTTATAGCGCCATGTCGGCACTGGTGATCAGCGGCATGATCGGGGCCTCCATCGCTGGCTTCCTCTGGAGCTATGTGATGGATCGCGTGGGGGCTCGCAATTTCGGTGCGGTCATGATGATTATCGCCCCCGCCTTGGGCGCAGGGTGGTTCTTCATGCTCGACATTCCTGTCACCATTCATCTTCCGTTTCTGGCACCGTTTTCGCTGCCACAACCCCTCCTGATCCTTCTGGTCGCGAACATTTTCGGAGGCCTTTTCTACTCCGGCGTCGGCTTGTCCCAGCTCAGTCTGATCGCCGCATTGATGCCGGCTAATGGCCGAACCATGGCCATGGCCGTACACTGGAGCGCCGTTGGCGCACTGGGTGCGCTCGGCCCCCTGGTGGCGGGCAAGGTGATGGACTGGATGAACGCGCATCCCTGCCACTGGATTATGCCCACCGGCACCGCCTTCGGGTTTTACCATGTCCTGATTATTCTGCAGGTTGCCCTCGTCTGGCTGGTGGCTGTACGCATGTTGCTGGCCGTGAAACTGCTGAAGGGCGAAATGACATTCCGCACGGCCCTGGCGAGCATGCAGGTGGGAAACCCCCTGCGTATGATCGCTGGCACCTATAATGTCGTCACCATGTTAAGCTCCACCACCAGCGATGGCCGCGCAGATGCGGTGAGAAAACTGGGCGAGGATCGCTTCCGGATTGCGGTACGCGACCTGATTGAAAAACTGGATGACCCCTCATCCGAGGTGCGTGAGGAAGCGGCCATGGCCCTCGGCCGCATTGGGGGCCCCGATGCGATCGAGGCACTCGTGCAAAAACTGGACGACCCCCACATTGACCTGATTCCCCAAATTGCCCGCGCACTCCGCCAAACCCATGACCGTTCCAGCGTGGACGCCCTGATCCGCCGCCTCAGGGATGGGGATCGCGAAACGGTTTCTGAAACAGCACGTACCTTGGGCGAAATCGGAGATGCTCGGGCCTCCGAGCCCCTCCTCCAGGTACTTCAGGAAAGCCATGACTCCAAAATTATTTCCGCCTCCAGTGAAGCACTAGCCAAACTTGGCGAAATGGCGGCCATTTACGAAATCCTCCCCCGCCTTCAGCAGACAGCCAATCCTGTCCTCAAACGTTCCCTGGCCGTAGCGGTAGCGGATTTGATCGGCGAACCGGGCGAATTCTACCGCATTCTGATCCGGGAACAACGGAACCGCGGAGCTGAAGTCGAACAACTGCTGGGAAAATTACGCGCCTTGATTGAGTCTGCGACAAGGGTTCGCATGCAGGATCAAGGTCGGGCATTGATTGAAAAAACGCATCAAATTGAGCAAGCCTATACTGCGGGAAAACTTGCAGGCCTCGAAGACAGCCTGTTCGATTTATCCATCGGGTTGGCCGCACTACACTACGGGGTTAAATTTGGAGGGGACACGGAGGCTTTTGTCGAAACTCTCATCTGGCACGATTCCCGATTCGGAGTCGGAGTCTGGTACCTGGAGTTGATGCGGGAATTACCCAGCACATTTTGTCCCGATGATACAGATGCCCTGCTGGGTATCTATATCCAATCCCTCTGGGTGATCACATGA